In Setaria viridis chromosome 5, Setaria_viridis_v4.0, whole genome shotgun sequence, the genomic stretch GGTGGTAGCATCAGCAACGCTACCTCTGCCGATGGCGGTACCGATGTAGAGCTCGTGCTAGCAAGGGAGGCGGCATAGGAACAGGTGGCGCAGTGGGCAGCCGAGCACCCCcgcgggcgcggtggcggcagccCAGACAGGCGtgcacgcgccgccggcgctccaggcgggggcgcgcgcgacgatCGTGTTCCTGGCGGACATGGTGACCGCGACTTCCAGGGCGACCCGCACATCGACCTCGCACTAGAGGTCCAGCGATTGCGGGAGAGGGCTGCCCAGCTGAAGGCGGAGATGGAGTTcgatcggcggcgcggcggccgggtcaACGGAGAGTGCGGCCCTTACAGGCAGCGTGGCTCTCCCTCCCCGGACCGCCGTCATGGTCGCCACGGGGCCCATGCTGTTGTCAGGGAAGTCGGCCCCGGTGGTGGGTGGCCTACCCTCACCAAGACCAACTACGTCGAGTGGGCCGCGGTGATGAGGGTGAGGCTCCAGGTGTGGCACATGTGGGAGGCAGTCCGGTACGGTGATGTCGACTACAATAAGGATCGACGGGCGCTGGACGCCCTCATCACTGCAGTCCCACCCGAGATGCAGTTCTCGCTTTCCTAGAAGTGGACTGCCAAGGAGGCTTGGGACACCGTCGCTGCGGCACGCGTCGGCAGCGATCACGCCCGCAAGTCCACACTGCAGGTACTTCGCAAGGAGTGGGAGAACCTGGCCTTCAAGCCAGGTGAGGATGTTGATGACTTTGCTCTCCGTCTCAACACTCTATTGCAGAAAATGGTGCAGTACGGCGATGGCACCTACGGCGAGGAGAGAGCTGTCGAGAAGCTCCTCCGCTGCGTACTTGAGAAGTACAAGCAGATCGCTCGCTCGATCGAGTCTCTGCTGGACCTCTCCAGGATGTCGATCGAGGAGGCGATATGTCGCCTCAAGgtcgtcgacagcgacgagtcaCAGCTTCCCTCAGGGCCTGTCATCATTGGCGGGAAGCTCCATTTCATTCAGGAGCAGTGGGAGGCCCGCCAGGGTGATCGGAAGAAgggggagccttcttcctcgacaggcGGCCGCAGGCGCGGCAAGCCACGCAAGGTGCCCAAGGCGCGGCGAGGTGCTgagggcggcgcgcgaggaggcgcccagggtggtgctggcggcgcgcgaggaggcgcccagggcggtgccgccggcgagcataGGCCGCCACGAGACGACACGTGCCGCAACTGTGGTAGGCTTGGCCATTGGGCCAAGGACTGTCGACAGTCAAGACGCGGCCAGGCTCACGTCGCactagcggaggaggaggagctggctcTGCTCCTGGCACATGTAAGCATCGAGCTAACTCCAGCGGCATCGGCTGTAGCGgttctcctccaccttgacgaGCCGAGGGCACACGCCTTCCTCATCGACGGCTCCAGCAACGATAGGACTGAGGGGTGGTGCCTCGACACTGGCGCTACCCAACACATGACTGGTCGGCGAGAGTTCTTCACCGAGCTTGACTCTAGCGTCCGAGGCACCGGCAAGTTTGGGGATGCCTCCGACGTAGAGATCAAGGGCGTCGGCTCCGTCATCTTCACCGTCGAGTCTGGAGAGCACAGGCTGCTCACCGGAGTGTACTACATCCCCGCGCTGAGGAACTCTATCATCAGCCTGGGACAGCTGGAAGAGAACGGTTCGCGCGTGGTGATCGACGACGGAGTCATGAGGATTTGGGACCGCCGTCGTCGAATTCTTGCCAAGGTAACCAGAGGCGCAAATGGTCTCTACATCCTCAATGTGCAGGTGGCACAACCCTTCTGCCTCGCTACTCGTCGGGACGACAAGGCGTGGCAGTGGCACGAGCGCTTCGGGCACCTTCATTTCGAGGCCCTGAAGCGGCTCagtgccaaggagatggtgcgagGCCTGCCATGTCTCGATCATGTGGAGCAGTTCTGCGATGTTTGTGTGTTGACAAAGCAGAGGCGGCTCCCCTTTCCCCAGCAGGCGAGCTTCCGAGCCAAGGAGcggctcgagctcgtgcacggGGACTTGTGTGGCCCGGTGACACCGGCCACACCCGGAGGACGACGCTACTTCTTGTTGCTCGTTGACAACCTCTCCGCTACATGTGGGTGATGGTCCTCGGCAGCAAGGGGGAGGCTGCGGCCGTCATCAGGCGCACGCAGGCTGCTACGGAGGCAGAGTGCGGCCGCAAGCTGCGCGTGCTGCGCACCGACAACGGTGGCGAATTCACGGCGGCTGAATTCGCGTCGTACTGCGTGGATGAGGGGATTCAGCGCCACTACTCCGCGCCTTACAACCCACAGTAGAACGGTGTCGTCGAGCGGCACAACCAGACGGTTGTGGGAATGACTCGGgccctcctcaagcagagggGATGCCGACTGTTCTCTGGGGAGAGGCGGTGGTAACGGCTGTCTATATCCTCAACCGCTCGCCCACCAAGGCGCTCGACGGTAGGACGCCAtacgaggcttggcatgggcgCAAGCCGGCGGTGTCCCACCTGCGGGTCTTCGGCTGCCTCGCGTTTGCCAAGGAGCTTGGCCACATCGGCAAGCTTGACAACAGGAGCATTCCAGGAGTGTTCATTGGCTACGCGGAGGGTTCGAAGGCCTACTGCATTCTCGACCCGGAGACACAGCGTGTGCGCATAGAGCGTGAtgttgtgttcgacgaagggTGAGGATGGGCGTGGGACAAGGCCGTGGACAACGGTTCGACTCCGACGTACGACGACTTCACTGTCGAGTACGTCCACTTCGAGGGAGATGGGGGAGTAGGCAGCTCTTCTTCGTCAAGCATGCCTACCCCGGTCCCCGaacctccaccaactccgacGCCTGCTACTCCGGTAGCGCCACGCTCTCCAGCCGTGACTTCGGCTGCGACGAGCttctcgccggcaccaccacagccggcgaCGCCAAGTACTCCAGCACCGATGGCCACTCCTCCGGGCACGTCTACTCCGACACCAGCTCATGTCGAGCACAACCCAATGGAGTTCGCTACTCCACTCTCTCACGACGAGGAGCGCATCGACGCGTACCACAACGGCGAGCAGTTGCAATACCGTACGATGGAAGACCTCCTCGGCGACTAGCCGGTGCTGGGACTGGTGCCTCGCGACCTGGAGGCACAGTTGCACCTTGCATGTGACGACGGCGAACCTCAGTCTTTCGCGGAGGCTGAGAGACACGCGACATGGCACGCTGCGATGCAGTCGGAGATGGACGCGGTTGAGAACAACCGCACCTGGGAGCTTGCTGACCTCCCTCGTGGTCACCGCGTGATCACCCTTAAGCGGGTGTTCAAGCTGAAGAGGGATGAAGCCGGTGCCATCGTCAATcacaaggctcgcttggtggcacgcGGGTTCGTGCAGCAAGAGGGGATCAACTTCGACGATGCTTTCGCCCCCGTGgcacggatggagtccgtgCGACTCCTCCTTGCGCTGGCTGCCCAGGAAGGCTGGCGCGTTCATCACATGGACGTCAAGTCGGCGTTTCTTAACGgcgacttgaaggaggaggtctacgtACACCAGCCGCCAGGTTTTGCGATCCCTAGCAAGGAGGGCAAGGTGCTGCGCTTGCGCAAGGCCCTCTATGGCCTGCGGCAGGCTCTGAGGGCGTGGAATGCCAAGTTGGATTCCACGCTCAAAGGGatgggcttcgagcaaagcccgCACGAGGCGGTCATCTACTAGCGGGGCAATGGAGAAAATGCCCTGCTGGTGGGTGTCTACGTCGACGACTTGGTGATCACCGGCACCAAGGATGCGGAGGTGGTGGCGTTCAAGGAAGAAATGAAGGCCACCTTCCAAATGAGTGACCtggggcctctctccttctacctgggGATCGAGGTGCACCAGGATGATTCCGGGATCACGCTTCGACAGACTGCCTACGCCGAGCGCGTCGTGGAGCTAGCCGGGCTCACCGACTGCAACCCAGCTCTcactccgatggaggagaggctgaagctgagccGCGACAGCACGACGGAGGAGGTAGACGCTACGCGGTACCGGCAtcttgtggggagccttcgctaTCTCGCCCACACACGGCTGGACTTGGCATTCTCCGTCGGCTACGTCAGTTGGTTCATACGACGACTGACGATGGAGCACCAGCAGGCCGTGAAGAGGATCGTCCGCTACGTGGCGGGGACCCTTGACCACGGTCTCTTCTACCCGAGGTGTCCCGGGGCGGCACACTTCGTCGGGTACAGCGACATcgaccacgccggcgacatcgacaccagcaaAAGCATGAGCgggattctcttcttcctcggcaagtgcctcgttagctggcagtcggtcaagcagcaggtggtggcgctgtccagctgcgaggccgagtacatagcggcctccactgcttcgactcaggcgctttggcttgcccgactgctcggtgatctccttgaCAGAGACACTAGAGcggtggagctcagggtggacagcaagtccgctCTGGCCCTAGCAAAGAACCCCGTTTTCCATGAGCGGAGCAAGCACATCCGGGTGAAATACCACTTCATCCGaggctgcttggaggaaggaagcatcaaggcgagctacatcaacaccaaggatcagcTTGCGGACCTACTCACTAAGCCCCTTGGGAGGATCAAGTTCCTTGAGCTCTGTTCCAGGACCGGGATGGTCCAACCTTCCCACAAGACGACGCACAAGACTTAGGGGGAGAATGATGCTGGATAAAATCTTGTTGCTGGTCCTTGTTGTCCTTGTGGGGCTGCAGTCCTTGTGGGGCTGCAGCTGGTCCCTGTGGTCTTTGTGGGGCTGCAGTCCTAGTGGGGCCACAGCTGCTTGGCTAGCCCTTGTGCTGCTATCCTTGAGGGGTTGCAGCTGTtttgttgactggaggacagtggggctgcaacaccacttttgttgactacttttaggataggacagtcctaggcatcttagactaaatAGGACAACATCaaaaaggcatcttagactagcatatgccttgatgcttggctggttggtcagctataaatatgtatccccaacccttggttggacatggtattgtggaaagaaaacccagaaagttgccccaactcttcctagtgccatcctctcTACGAGAGTTACGGTTCATATCCTAACATGTATATTGATTTGCTACAGTACTGTTGTTCCAAGCAATTACATGGTAAATGTAGGCCCAGCAGAAATTTGGGCCTACCTCTCCAAATTCGTTTTCTCCCAAAGGGCCCAACCCGCAAAAGAACCGCAAAAGAAGTTTTTGGGCCTACCTCTCCAAATTCGTTTTCTCCCTAAGGGCCCAACCCGCAAAAGAAGCCTGGAAACTAGCAGAGAAGTCCTCTAAACCCTAGGGAGCGATCGATTCTCTCCAGTTCCGCACTTCCGCAACCATGGCCGCCGCAaccttctccgccgccggccgccggctcctctccaccgccgccgcggccgctgaGAAAACCGAGCTTCCAGTACCTATCGCCCAGCTTCGCCGGCTCGCCCGCGCGGGTCGCCTCGCCGATATCGACGCGGccctcgcgccgctgctccccTCCCACACCGTCGCCGCGCT encodes the following:
- the LOC117856400 gene encoding uncharacterized mitochondrial protein AtMg00810-like, coding for MKATFQMSDLGPLSFYLGIEVHQDDSGITLRQTAYAERVVELAGLTDCNPALTPMEERLKLSRDSTTEEVDATRYRHLVGSLRYLAHTRLDLAFSVGYVSWFIRRLTMEHQQAVKRIVRYVAGTLDHGLFYPRCPGAAHFVGYSDIDHAGDIDTSKSMSGILFFLVLVGLQLVPVVFVGLQS
- the LOC117856399 gene encoding uncharacterized protein, whose protein sequence is MEFDRRRGGRVNGECGPYRQRGSPSPDRRHGRHGAHAVVREVGPGGGWPTLTKTNYVEWAAVMRVRLQKWTAKEAWDTVAAARVGSDHARKSTLQVLRKEWENLAFKPGEDVDDFALRLNTLLQKMVQYGDGTYGEERAVEKLLRCVLEKYKQIARSIESLLDLSRMSIEEAICRLKVVDSDESQLPSGPVIIGGKLHFIQEQWEARQGDRKKGEPSSSTGGRRRGKPRKVPKARRAVLLHLDEPRAHAFLIDGSSNDRTEGWCLDTGATQHMTGRREFFTELDSSVRGTGKFGDASDVEIKGVGSVIFTVESGEHRLLTGVYYIPALRNSIISLGQLEENGSRVVIDDGVMRIWDRRRRILAKVTRGANGLYILNVQVAQPFCLATRRDDKAWQWHERFGHLHFEALKRLSAKEMVRGLPCLDHVEQFCDVCVLTKQRRLPFPQQASFRAKERLELVHGDLCGPVTPATPGGRRYFLLLVDNLSATCG